In Thalassophryne amazonica chromosome 4, fThaAma1.1, whole genome shotgun sequence, a genomic segment contains:
- the folr gene encoding LOW QUALITY PROTEIN: folate receptor (The sequence of the model RefSeq protein was modified relative to this genomic sequence to represent the inferred CDS: inserted 8 bases in 6 codons), with amino-acid sequence MWVMVTLLLSFSSGTLSLDKLNMCMDAKHHKAEPGPEGDLYQQCSPWKENACCTANTSTAXHNDNSYLYNFNWNHCGMMTKKCKKHFIQDTCFYECSPHLGPWIQKVDQSWRRERILNVPLCQEACHQWWEDCKNDITLQEDWHTGWDWTSGTNKCPNDTKCXKWTKIFPTPKSMCNXIWSNSYLYTTLAXSSGRCMQLWXEGQNPNKKVAEYYLNXAVQQQSIAWTTVLLITMASFYLTM; translated from the exons ATGTGGGTCATGGTGACCTTGCTGCTGTCCTTCTCCAGTGGCACTCTGTCTCTAGATAAACTCAACATGTGCATGGATGCAAAACACCACAAAGCAGAACCTGGTCCTGAGGGGGACCTTTACCAGCAG tGCTCTCCGTGGAAGGAAAACGCGTGCTGCACAGCCAACACCAGCACTGC CCACAATGACAACTCCTACCTCTACAACTTCAACTGGAACCACTGTGGTATGATGACAAAGAAGTGCAAGAAGCACTTCATCCAGGACACTTGCTTCTATGAGTGCTCGCCACACCTGGGCCCCTGGATACaaaag GTGGACCAGAGCTGGCGTAGGGAGCGTATCCTGAATGTGCCTCTGTGTCAGGAGGCCTGCCACCAATGGTGGGAGGACTGTAAGAATGACATCACCCTGCAAGAGGACTGGCACACAGGATGGGACTGGACCTCAG gtacCAACAAATGCCCCAATGACACCAAGT ACAAATGGACCAAAATTTTCCCCACACCCAAGTCCATGTGTAA AATCTGGTCCAACTCCTACCTTTACACCACTCTGG AATCATCAGGCCGCTGCATGCAGCTCT TCGAGGGGCAAAATCCCAACAAGAAGGTTGCTGAGTACTACCTCA ATGCAGTGCAGCAGCAAAGCATTGCCTGGACAACGGTGCTCCTCATAACTATGGCCTCCTTCTATTTAACCATGTAG